From Saccharothrix espanaensis DSM 44229, the proteins below share one genomic window:
- the trpS gene encoding tryptophan--tRNA ligase — protein sequence MQNHTTAGGIAVAQRRSTELEDAIRRDPGGFRVLTGDRPTGPLHLGHYFGTLANRVRLQGLGVDLFLVIADYQVLTDRDVAERPLETVRGLVLDYLAVGVDPERATIFAHSAVPRLNQLLLPFLSLVSVSELNRNPTVKDEIAHSQHSAVSGLMFTYPVHQAADILFCKGNLVPVGQDQLPHLEVTRTVARRFNERYGHVFPEPDALLSAAPLLLGTDGTKMSKSRRNAVNLAATPDETVARIKGAKTDALRHITYEPEARPEVANLLLLAGLCQGREPAAVADEIGSGGAARLKRVVTESVNEFLAPMRERRARFAADPGEVRRILREGNERANAVAAETMQEVHAAMKTSY from the coding sequence ATGCAGAACCACACCACCGCCGGCGGCATCGCCGTCGCCCAGCGGCGCAGCACCGAGCTGGAGGACGCCATCCGGCGCGATCCCGGCGGTTTCCGCGTGCTGACGGGGGATCGTCCGACCGGTCCTCTGCACCTCGGGCACTACTTCGGCACCTTGGCGAACCGGGTTCGGTTGCAGGGCCTGGGTGTCGACCTGTTCCTGGTCATCGCCGACTACCAGGTGCTGACCGACCGCGACGTCGCGGAACGGCCGCTGGAGACCGTGCGCGGGCTCGTGCTGGACTACCTGGCGGTCGGGGTGGACCCCGAACGGGCCACGATCTTCGCGCACAGCGCGGTGCCGCGGCTCAACCAGTTGCTGCTGCCGTTCCTGAGCCTGGTGTCGGTGTCCGAGCTCAACCGCAACCCCACGGTGAAGGACGAGATCGCGCACTCGCAGCACTCGGCGGTGAGCGGGCTGATGTTCACCTACCCCGTCCACCAGGCCGCGGACATCCTGTTCTGCAAGGGAAACCTGGTTCCGGTCGGACAGGACCAGCTGCCGCACCTGGAGGTCACCCGGACCGTGGCCCGCAGGTTCAACGAGCGCTACGGACACGTCTTCCCGGAACCGGACGCCCTGCTGTCCGCCGCCCCGCTGCTGCTGGGCACCGACGGCACCAAGATGAGCAAGAGCCGGCGCAACGCGGTGAACCTCGCGGCCACCCCGGACGAGACGGTGGCACGGATCAAGGGCGCGAAGACAGATGCGTTGCGCCACATCACCTACGAGCCGGAGGCACGGCCCGAGGTGGCCAACCTGTTGCTGCTGGCCGGTCTCTGCCAGGGACGTGAGCCCGCCGCCGTCGCCGACGAGATCGGGTCGGGTGGTGCCGCGAGGCTGAAGCGGGTCGTGACGGAGTCGGTCAACGAGTTCCTCGCCCCGATGCGGGAACGCCGGGCGCGGTTCGCCGCCGACCCGGGGGAGGTGCGGCGCATCCTCCGCGAGGGCAACGAGCGCGCGAACGCGGTGGCCGCCGAAACCATGCAGGAAGTCCACGCGGCGATGAAAACCTCCTACTGA